A genomic window from Nerophis ophidion isolate RoL-2023_Sa linkage group LG22, RoL_Noph_v1.0, whole genome shotgun sequence includes:
- the LOC133540613 gene encoding potassium voltage-gated channel subfamily V member 2-like produces MCCAMAADGGVLSRCLQSRRSTINCLSKGGRDKKSFPFPQQDAVKAWSSLENLDGPECPAGEEKPKPHDVTVNIGGKVFHIPKKCAMNYPHTRIGSLAACADRSRLCALCDDYSVKKNEFFFDRDPAFFHHICHFYASGELWVVREMCPIHFEEEMAYWGLSLKDTRRCCWMMFEEKVDEMRDNLKVERELMAEIEWRCLSTP; encoded by the exons ATGTGCT GTGCAATGGCGGCCGACGGCGGCGTTCTGTCCAGATGTCTGCAAAGTCGCCGCAGCACCATCAACTGCCTGTCGAAGGGTGGCCGGGACAAAAAGAGCTTTCCCTTTCCTCAGCAGGACGCGGTGAAAGCGTGGAGCTCTCTGGAGAACCTGGACGGGCCGGAGTGCCCCGCGGGTGAGGAGAAACCCAAGCCGCACGACGTCACGGTCAACATTGGCGGCAAGGTTTTCCACATCCCCAAAAAGTGTGCCATGAACTACCCTCACACCCGTATCGGCTCGCTGGCTGCCTGCGCAGACCGAAGTCGCCTCTGCGCCCTCTGCGACGACTACTCCGTCAAAAAGAACGAGTTCTTCTTCGACCGCGACCCCGCCTTTTTCCACCACATCTGCCATTTCTACGCCAGCGGCGAGCTGTGGGTCGTCCGGGAAATGTGTCCGATCCACTTCGAAGAGGAGATGGCCTACTGGGGCCTGAGCCTGAAGGACACCAGGCGCTGCTGCTGGATGATGTTTGAGGAAAAGGTGGACGAGATGAGGGACAACCTGAAGGTGGAGAGGGAACTCATGGCCGAGATCGAG TGGCGATGTCTCTCAACACCGTAG